One Streptomyces sp. SAI-135 DNA segment encodes these proteins:
- a CDS encoding class II aldolase/adducin family protein, with the protein MHGTPLGPTPPMPVPTDKLQFAMPPMHDSVEEERRHRKERLVGALRIFGRLGFEDGVSGHITARDPEFTDCFWVNPFGMPFKHVTVSDLVLANSDGQVLDGRYHVNQAAFTVHSQVHAARPDVVAVAHCHSVHGRALSALGELLDPLTQESCAFYEDHALYEAYTGVAVDADEGRRIAAALGSRKALVLRNHGLLTVGDSVDAAAWWFLSMERSSQVQLLAKAAGRPVLIDHRAAVATREQLGGDLVAWINYQPMWQDISRSEPDLLS; encoded by the coding sequence ATGCACGGGACACCCCTCGGTCCCACTCCGCCGATGCCGGTGCCCACCGACAAGCTCCAGTTCGCGATGCCGCCGATGCACGACTCCGTCGAGGAGGAACGCCGGCACCGCAAGGAGCGGCTCGTGGGCGCGCTGCGGATCTTCGGCCGGCTCGGCTTCGAGGACGGGGTGTCCGGACACATCACCGCACGCGACCCGGAGTTCACCGACTGCTTCTGGGTGAACCCCTTCGGCATGCCGTTCAAGCACGTCACCGTGAGCGACCTCGTCCTCGCCAACTCCGACGGGCAGGTGCTCGACGGCCGCTACCACGTCAACCAGGCGGCCTTCACCGTGCACTCCCAGGTGCACGCCGCCCGTCCCGACGTCGTCGCCGTCGCCCACTGCCACTCCGTGCACGGACGGGCGCTGTCCGCCCTCGGCGAGCTCCTCGACCCCCTCACCCAGGAGAGCTGCGCCTTCTACGAGGACCACGCGCTGTACGAGGCCTACACCGGGGTCGCCGTCGACGCCGACGAGGGCCGCCGGATCGCCGCCGCGCTCGGGTCCCGCAAGGCGCTGGTGCTGCGCAACCACGGGCTGCTGACCGTCGGGGACTCGGTGGACGCGGCGGCCTGGTGGTTCCTGTCCATGGAACGCTCCAGCCAGGTGCAGCTGCTGGCCAAGGCGGCGGGCCGCCCGGTGCTCATCGACCACCGGGCGGCGGTGGCGACCCGGGAGCAGCTGGGCGGGGACCTGGTGGCGTGGATCAACTACCAGCCGATGTGGCAGGACATCAGCCGCAGCGAGCCCGACCTGCTGTCGTGA
- a CDS encoding chorismate mutase — protein MPPWGRHPTQEPHMTTTPEATAAQTPAPEAVIADARERIDALDDRIIGLIQERVAVSSVVQQTRIASGGRRVHLAREMEILGRYREALGKPGTSLAMTLLELCRGRI, from the coding sequence TTGCCGCCCTGGGGCCGCCACCCCACCCAGGAGCCCCACATGACCACCACACCGGAAGCCACCGCTGCGCAGACCCCCGCGCCGGAAGCCGTCATCGCGGACGCCCGGGAGCGCATCGACGCTCTCGACGACCGGATCATCGGCCTGATCCAGGAACGGGTGGCCGTCTCGTCCGTCGTCCAGCAGACCCGGATCGCCTCCGGCGGCCGACGGGTCCATCTCGCGCGCGAGATGGAGATCCTCGGCCGCTACCGCGAGGCGCTCGGCAAGCCGGGCACCTCGCTCGCCATGACGCTCCTCGAACTGTGCCGGGGTCGTATCTGA
- a CDS encoding pyridoxamine 5'-phosphate oxidase family protein translates to MNWADFSAAEPELARTVEQRFGAFTHHVLATLRKDGSPRTSGLEVRFLHGELWLGMMPDSLKALDLLRDSRFALQANPGEGQTLGGGDVRISGLATEVTDAREKAAYSEEVEPPEPFHLFRTELTEVVRTYVEDDTYLVVQVWKPGEPVRTLKRT, encoded by the coding sequence ATGAACTGGGCTGACTTCTCCGCCGCCGAACCCGAGCTCGCCAGGACCGTCGAGCAGCGCTTCGGCGCCTTCACCCACCACGTCCTCGCCACGCTCCGCAAGGACGGCTCCCCGCGCACCAGCGGCCTGGAGGTCCGCTTCCTGCACGGCGAGCTCTGGCTCGGCATGATGCCGGACTCGCTCAAGGCCCTCGACCTGCTACGGGACTCCCGTTTCGCGCTCCAGGCCAACCCCGGCGAGGGCCAGACCCTGGGGGGCGGGGACGTCCGGATCAGCGGTCTCGCCACAGAGGTCACCGACGCCCGCGAAAAGGCCGCGTACAGCGAAGAGGTGGAACCGCCGGAGCCGTTCCACCTCTTCCGCACCGAGCTGACGGAGGTCGTGCGGACCTACGTCGAGGACGACACGTACCTGGTCGTCCAGGTCTGGAAGCCCGGAGAGCCGGTGCGCACTCTCAAGCGGACCTGA
- a CDS encoding DoxX family protein: MTHGFRTDTHTPYDDDERSWRDSIGQYALLPLRIFLGVTFVYAGLDKLTDSAFMKSSGSGSIGDMMRSVRDSSAIPALVDLSLKNPVGFGYAIAFGELAVGIGTLLGILARLAALGGALISLSLWLTVSWASDPYYYGNDLAYLMAWLPLVLAGASVFSVDAALRARRRQRAGGYR; this comes from the coding sequence ATGACTCACGGTTTTCGGACGGACACGCACACCCCCTATGACGACGACGAACGCTCCTGGCGGGACAGCATCGGCCAGTACGCCCTGCTGCCCCTGCGGATCTTCCTCGGTGTCACCTTCGTCTACGCCGGCTTGGACAAGCTGACGGACAGCGCCTTCATGAAAAGCTCCGGTTCCGGCTCCATCGGCGACATGATGCGCAGCGTCCGTGACTCCTCGGCCATCCCCGCACTGGTCGACCTGTCCCTGAAGAACCCCGTCGGCTTCGGCTACGCCATCGCCTTCGGTGAACTCGCCGTCGGCATCGGCACCCTGCTGGGCATCCTGGCCCGCCTGGCCGCGCTCGGCGGTGCGCTGATCTCGCTCAGCCTGTGGCTGACCGTGAGCTGGGCCTCGGACCCGTACTACTACGGCAACGACCTCGCCTACCTGATGGCCTGGCTGCCCCTCGTCCTCGCGGGTGCCTCGGTGTTCTCCGTGGACGCGGCCCTGCGCGCCCGACGAAGGCAACGGGCGGGAGGCTACCGGTAG
- a CDS encoding DUF4429 domain-containing protein: MAEIIQRDGTWAFDGTTVRITPGLHRSVPLFRQTYGEVAVPLEAIAGVAFEPERKRGRLRMRLREGADPLLHATGGRLPDPADPYRLTVDVDRAGVAEYVAEEIRHALLLDQVPKEPTKTYLLPGPPVPVSVRSSDGTVSFDGTQVRIDWADTSDRVKRATGPRIIDVGDLVQVEWLPNSGYEDGFMRFVTRETSFSKLPPEKDPYALDLWGSTRRDLLTALVATAVTARLPHPSTRGDLAYGGDGARRPGLTAAAVPPPADHHDALLRRLRELGELHRAGVLTDEEFAMTKAAVLRGF, translated from the coding sequence ATGGCCGAGATCATCCAGCGTGACGGGACCTGGGCCTTCGACGGCACGACGGTCAGGATCACGCCGGGACTGCACCGCTCCGTGCCGCTGTTCCGGCAGACGTACGGCGAGGTCGCCGTGCCCCTGGAGGCCATCGCGGGCGTGGCGTTCGAGCCGGAACGCAAGCGCGGGCGGCTGCGGATGCGGCTGCGCGAGGGCGCGGACCCCCTGCTGCACGCGACCGGCGGACGCCTGCCGGACCCGGCGGATCCGTACCGCCTGACCGTGGACGTCGACCGCGCCGGCGTCGCCGAGTACGTGGCCGAGGAGATCCGGCACGCCCTCCTCCTGGACCAGGTCCCGAAGGAGCCGACGAAGACGTATCTGCTGCCGGGCCCGCCGGTCCCGGTCTCGGTGCGCTCCTCCGACGGCACGGTCTCCTTCGACGGCACCCAGGTCCGCATCGACTGGGCCGACACCTCCGACCGCGTGAAGCGGGCGACCGGACCGCGGATCATCGACGTGGGCGACCTCGTCCAGGTCGAGTGGCTGCCCAACTCCGGTTACGAGGACGGTTTCATGCGGTTCGTGACCCGTGAGACGTCCTTCTCGAAGCTGCCGCCGGAGAAGGACCCCTACGCCCTCGACCTGTGGGGCAGCACCCGCCGTGATCTGCTGACGGCCCTCGTGGCGACGGCGGTCACGGCCCGGCTGCCGCACCCGTCCACCCGCGGGGACCTCGCGTACGGCGGGGACGGCGCCCGCCGCCCCGGCCTCACCGCGGCCGCCGTGCCCCCGCCCGCCGACCATCACGACGCGCTCCTGCGCAGACTGCGGGAGTTGGGCGAGCTGCATCGCGCCGGGGTGCTCACGGACGAGGAGTTCGCGATGACGAAGGCGGCCGTGCTCCGGGGATTCTGA
- the guaA gene encoding glutamine-hydrolyzing GMP synthase gives MSSANPAAAPDTVLVVDFGAQYAQLIARRVREARVYSEIVPSTMPVAEMLAKNPAAIILSGGPSSVYAEGAPRLDRELFESGVPVFGMCYGFQLMATTLGGTVDNTGAREYGRTPLHVSKSGSTLFEGTPDEQSVWMSHGDACSAAPEGFTVTASTDVVPVAAFENDEKKLYGVQYHPEVMHSTHGQQVLEHFLYRGAGLKPDWTTGNVIEEQVAEIRSRVGDKRAICGLSGGVDSAVAAALVARAIGDQLTCVYVDHGLMRKGETEQVEKDFVAATGVKLVVVDAEERFLTALKGVSDPEEKRKIIGREFIRVFEQAQAEIIADEGPAVEFLVQGTLYPDVVESGGGTGTANIKSHHNVGGLPEDLEFQLIEPLRKLFKDEVRMVGQELGLPDEIVQRQPFPGPGLGIRIVGEVTKERLDLLRDADAIAREELTAAGLDRDIWQCPVVLLADVRSVGVQGDGRTYGHPIVLRPVSSEDAMTADWSRLPYDVLAKISTRITNEVADVNRVVLDVTSKPPGTIEWE, from the coding sequence GTGTCATCAGCGAACCCCGCCGCCGCCCCCGACACCGTCCTGGTCGTCGACTTCGGTGCGCAGTACGCCCAGCTCATCGCCCGTCGTGTCCGCGAGGCCCGGGTCTACAGCGAGATCGTGCCGAGCACCATGCCGGTCGCGGAGATGCTCGCCAAGAACCCGGCGGCGATCATCCTCTCCGGCGGCCCCTCGTCGGTGTACGCGGAGGGCGCCCCGCGCCTGGACCGCGAGCTGTTCGAGTCCGGCGTCCCGGTCTTCGGCATGTGCTACGGCTTCCAGCTGATGGCGACCACCCTCGGCGGCACCGTCGACAACACCGGCGCCCGCGAGTACGGCCGTACGCCGCTGCACGTGTCGAAGTCCGGCTCCACCCTCTTCGAGGGCACCCCGGACGAGCAGTCGGTGTGGATGTCCCACGGCGACGCCTGCTCCGCCGCCCCCGAGGGCTTCACCGTGACCGCGTCCACGGACGTCGTCCCGGTCGCCGCCTTCGAGAACGACGAGAAGAAGCTCTACGGCGTCCAGTACCACCCCGAGGTCATGCACTCCACGCACGGCCAGCAGGTCCTGGAGCACTTCCTGTACCGGGGCGCCGGTCTCAAGCCGGACTGGACCACCGGCAACGTGATCGAGGAGCAGGTCGCCGAGATCCGCTCGCGCGTGGGTGACAAGCGCGCGATCTGCGGTCTGTCCGGCGGTGTGGACTCCGCGGTCGCCGCCGCCCTGGTCGCGCGCGCCATCGGCGACCAGCTCACCTGCGTGTACGTCGACCACGGTCTGATGCGCAAGGGCGAGACCGAGCAGGTCGAGAAGGACTTCGTGGCCGCGACCGGCGTCAAGCTGGTCGTCGTCGACGCGGAGGAGCGCTTCCTGACCGCGCTCAAGGGGGTCTCCGACCCCGAGGAGAAGAGGAAGATCATCGGCCGTGAGTTCATCCGGGTCTTCGAGCAGGCCCAGGCCGAGATCATCGCGGACGAGGGCCCGGCGGTGGAGTTCCTCGTCCAGGGCACCCTCTACCCGGACGTGGTCGAGTCCGGTGGCGGCACCGGCACCGCCAACATCAAGTCCCACCACAACGTGGGCGGCCTCCCCGAGGACCTCGAGTTCCAGCTGATCGAGCCGCTGCGCAAGCTGTTCAAGGACGAGGTGCGGATGGTCGGCCAGGAGCTCGGGCTCCCGGACGAGATCGTCCAGCGCCAGCCCTTCCCCGGCCCCGGCCTCGGCATCCGCATCGTCGGCGAGGTCACCAAGGAGCGCCTGGACCTGCTGCGCGACGCCGACGCCATCGCCCGCGAGGAGCTGACCGCGGCCGGCCTCGACCGGGACATCTGGCAGTGCCCGGTGGTCCTGCTCGCGGACGTCCGCTCGGTCGGTGTCCAGGGCGACGGCCGGACCTACGGCCACCCGATCGTGCTGCGCCCGGTCTCCTCCGAGGACGCCATGACCGCCGACTGGTCGCGGCTGCCGTACGACGTCCTCGCGAAGATCTCGACGCGGATCACCAACGAGGTGGCCGACGTCAACCGCGTGGTGCTCGACGTCACGTCGAAGCCGCCGGGCACGATCGAGTGGGAGTAG